In a genomic window of Numenius arquata chromosome 5, bNumArq3.hap1.1, whole genome shotgun sequence:
- the ZCCHC4 gene encoding rRNA N(6)-adenosine-methyltransferase ZCCHC4, with amino-acid sequence MADCGVEETEGLGGLALLGLAPGAPSCPHGPALLFVKTSQGKEEGRRFYACSACRDRKDCNFFQWEDEKVSETRLAAREEYNRNHQPFFTHRQNVERYKNFVLLPLSKRRFCQECQQLLLPAEWEKHSDHQFLCDISTAQLKSPSQLLYPLENKKTNAQYLFADRSCQFLLDLIIELGFRRVLSVGTPRLHEIIQSKASQEEDFRVRSLLLDIDFRYSQFYAEDEFCHYNMFNHYFFGGEAARETCRKFLCQDNGERVVMVTDPPFGGLVEALASSFKKLMAMWKETEREGHNNQEIPMFWIFPYFFESRILEFFPSFSMMDYQVDYDNHALYKHGKTGRRQSPVRIFTNLTPSTIVLPVEEGYRFCAICQRYVSSGNQHCEICNSCTSKDGRRWKHCVLCKKCVKPSWFHCSNCNRCALQNHACERTDAGCFVCGRAGHKRSACPSLSRPGTACQAGKKQRQKTQKRVKVGISRRSVVKRATFSRKKIKNKKKKT; translated from the exons ATGGCGGACTGTGGGGTGGAGGAGACAGAGGGCTTGGGCGGGCTGGCCCTCCTCGGCCTGGCGCCCGGTGCTCCCAGTTGCCCGCACG GTCCTGCTCTTCTGTTTGTAAAGACCAGCcaaggaaaagaggagggaagaagattTTATGCTTGTTCAGCTTGTAGGGATAGAAAAGATTGTAACTTTTTCCAGTGGGAAGATGAGAAG GTGTCAGAAACTAGGCTTGCAGCACGTGAGGAATATAACAGAAATCATCAGCCTTTTTTTACACACAGACAGAATGTGGAAAG GTACAAGAATTTTGTTCTGTTGCCGTTATCAAAGAGGAGGTTTTGCCAGGAATGCCAGCAATTGCTATTGCCAGCTGAATGGGAAAAACACTCAGATCACCAGTTCCTGTGTGATATCTCCACTGCCCAGTTAAAAAGCCCCAGTCAACTTCTGTATCCACTGGAgaataaaaaaacaaatgcacAGTATTTATTTGCAGACAGAAGTTGCCAGTTCCTGCTGGATCTCATTATTGAATTAGGATTCAGACGAGTGCTCTCTGTTGGAACGCCCAG GCTTCATGAAATCATCCAGTCAAAAGCATCACAAGAAGAAGATTTCAGGGTTAGAAGCCTTCTGCTAGATATTGATTTCAG GTATTCACAGTTTTACGCAGAAGATGAATTCTGCCACTACAACATgtttaatcattatttttttggTGGAGAG GCTGCACGTGAAACTTGCAGGAAATTCTTGTGTCAAGACAATGGTGAAAGAGTCGTTATGGTAACTGATCCCCCATTTGGAGGACTAGTGGAAGCACTGGCTTCTAGTTTTAAAAAACTGATGGCCATGTGgaaggagacagaaagagaag GTCATAACAACCAAGAGATACCCATGTTCTGGATATTTCCCTACTTCTTTGAGTCTCGTATCCTGGAGTTTTTCCCCAGCTTCAGTATGATGGATTACCAG gtAGACTATGATAATCATGCACTTTATAAACATGGCAAGACAGGTCGTAGACAGTCCCCTGTCCGTATCTTCACGAATCTCACCCCGAGTACGATTGTCCTTCCTGTGGAAGAGGGTTACAG GTTTTGTGCCATATGTCAGCGGTATGTTAGTTCTGGTAACCAGCACTGTGAGATATGTAATTCATGTACGTCAAAA GATGGTAGACGATGGAAACATTGTGTCCTTTGCAAAAAATGTGTAAAACCCT CTTGGTTTCACTGCAGCAATTGCAACCGCTGCGCTCTTCAAAACCACGCTTGTGAGAGGACCGACGCCGGCTGTTTCGTCTGTGGTCGGGCAGGTCACAAACGCAGCGCCTGTCCCAGCCTCTCCCGCCCCGGGACAGCCTGCCA AGCTGgcaaaaagcaaaggcagaaaactCAAAAGAGGGTGAAGGTGGGGATCAGTAGAAGATCAGTTGTGAAGCGTGCCACGTTCTCCAGGAAGAagataaagaataagaaaaaaaagacgtGA